From Anaerotignum faecicola, the proteins below share one genomic window:
- a CDS encoding VWA domain-containing protein: MGISISNPAALVLLPAAIGFIWFAARKDKSFKSRFISAVRSIICMLLIFALSGLGINVYTDVSTTIFAADISDSINSRQKDAEKFIKDALANKSDKDYAGVIAFGGSAVVEINPAKEIFIENFTSFAEKDATDIDKALKTAVSIMSDETEKRVVLISDGLETQGEAEKSAANLFNNGVAVDAYMLESNITDEVQAAGISTPPYMDKNTMYDIEASVFSMKETAGALRIYKGSSLAVEEKVNLRKGENNFIFSDISNEGGGIIYRLEIEAEEDTFYENNKAYSYTYVEDTPKALIVENKDGSGRELRKILESSKLKVEVISESEAPKSVEGLNIFDAVILADISAENLSGGFMDALESFVKTAGGGLLTTGGENSYGLGGYKGTALERILPVDMDLETEGEKPDLGMVMVIDRSGSMAESSYGLSRMEMAKEAAVRAVETMEEADSVGVIGFDDKPVWYAEMQKIGGNKAAISEEIGKIQSAGGTSILPALEEAYNVLSKTDCKTKHIILLTDGQAETSGYDSLIGKMKESGITLSTVAVGSGADTALLESLALNGGGRYYFTNAFTDLPQIFTKETSLAGKEYIKNGNFYPKAGDTSAILDGIEETAQLSGYIRTTPKPRADVVLKSDDDEPILASWQYGLGRAASWTSDANGRWSGEWLGSDAGVNVLKNTVSWIMRSNISREVVFSARKSGEDAVVTASMPYDENIKSVTAVIAGADNSEITVDMKSVSPGIYEGIAEGIGEGGYIISLLESMKDGTSRVERGGFNIPYSKEYDMAGIEKGKALIERLVSKTGGRMLSDPTDVFEAKHESVFKTMDLFMPFVALALILLLFEIAFRRFSVLSERIEKAFLSIAKHNKKHKDMQISEPVNQERIKKEDKRTPEPQMEEKESTLDMLIKSKKKRN, from the coding sequence GTGGGAATTAGTATATCAAATCCGGCCGCGCTTGTGCTGCTTCCGGCCGCCATAGGTTTTATATGGTTTGCGGCAAGGAAGGACAAAAGTTTTAAAAGCCGTTTTATTTCGGCGGTCAGGAGCATTATATGCATGCTTCTTATATTCGCGCTTTCAGGTTTGGGAATTAACGTATATACCGACGTTTCGACAACTATTTTTGCCGCGGATATTTCAGACAGTATTAACTCAAGGCAAAAGGATGCGGAAAAGTTTATTAAAGACGCGTTGGCAAACAAAAGCGATAAGGACTACGCGGGAGTTATAGCTTTTGGCGGCAGCGCCGTTGTTGAGATAAATCCGGCAAAAGAAATTTTTATTGAAAACTTTACGTCTTTTGCGGAAAAAGACGCGACGGATATTGACAAAGCCCTGAAAACGGCTGTGTCTATAATGAGCGACGAAACCGAAAAAAGGGTTGTGCTGATAAGCGACGGCCTTGAAACGCAGGGAGAAGCTGAAAAAAGCGCCGCAAATTTATTTAACAACGGCGTTGCAGTAGACGCTTATATGCTTGAAAGCAATATAACGGACGAAGTTCAGGCGGCGGGCATTTCAACTCCTCCTTATATGGATAAAAATACAATGTACGATATAGAAGCGTCGGTTTTCAGTATGAAGGAAACGGCGGGCGCATTAAGGATTTACAAAGGGAGCAGCCTTGCCGTTGAGGAAAAGGTGAATTTGAGGAAAGGAGAAAACAATTTCATTTTTTCCGATATATCAAACGAAGGCGGCGGTATAATTTACAGGCTTGAAATCGAGGCGGAGGAAGATACGTTTTATGAAAATAATAAAGCGTACAGCTACACATATGTGGAGGATACTCCGAAGGCGCTTATTGTTGAGAACAAAGACGGAAGCGGCAGAGAACTTAGAAAAATACTTGAAAGTTCTAAGCTGAAGGTTGAAGTCATAAGCGAAAGCGAGGCACCCAAAAGCGTTGAAGGCCTTAATATATTCGACGCTGTAATACTTGCCGATATTTCGGCTGAAAATTTAAGCGGCGGCTTTATGGACGCCCTTGAAAGCTTTGTTAAAACGGCCGGCGGCGGACTGCTTACAACGGGAGGCGAAAACTCATACGGGCTCGGCGGCTATAAAGGTACTGCGCTGGAAAGAATACTTCCGGTGGACATGGATTTGGAAACGGAAGGGGAAAAGCCGGATTTAGGAATGGTTATGGTTATAGACCGTTCCGGAAGCATGGCCGAATCAAGCTACGGCCTTTCAAGGATGGAAATGGCAAAAGAGGCGGCCGTAAGGGCGGTTGAAACAATGGAAGAGGCCGACAGCGTAGGCGTTATCGGTTTTGACGATAAGCCGGTATGGTATGCCGAGATGCAGAAAATCGGCGGGAACAAAGCCGCTATATCCGAAGAAATAGGGAAAATACAGTCGGCCGGAGGAACAAGCATACTGCCTGCTCTCGAAGAGGCGTATAATGTTTTAAGCAAAACAGACTGCAAGACAAAGCATATCATACTTTTAACCGACGGGCAGGCAGAAACAAGCGGTTATGATTCCCTGATAGGAAAAATGAAGGAAAGCGGTATAACGCTTTCAACAGTAGCAGTCGGAAGCGGCGCTGACACGGCGCTTTTGGAAAGCCTTGCGCTTAACGGCGGCGGGCGTTATTATTTCACAAATGCTTTTACGGATCTCCCTCAGATATTCACAAAGGAAACTTCTCTTGCAGGCAAGGAATATATTAAAAACGGTAATTTCTATCCAAAAGCCGGGGATACGAGCGCAATATTAGACGGAATAGAAGAAACGGCGCAATTAAGCGGATATATAAGAACTACGCCGAAACCGAGAGCTGACGTTGTGCTTAAAAGCGACGACGACGAACCGATTTTGGCATCGTGGCAATATGGGCTTGGACGCGCCGCGTCATGGACAAGCGACGCAAACGGCCGATGGAGCGGGGAATGGCTCGGAAGCGACGCGGGCGTTAATGTGCTTAAAAATACAGTGTCGTGGATAATGCGTTCAAACATATCCCGGGAAGTGGTTTTCTCAGCCCGTAAAAGCGGAGAAGATGCTGTTGTAACGGCTTCTATGCCGTACGACGAAAATATAAAAAGCGTAACGGCTGTTATTGCCGGGGCCGACAACAGTGAGATAACCGTTGATATGAAGTCTGTTTCGCCCGGAATATACGAAGGTATCGCGGAAGGAATCGGCGAAGGAGGATATATAATAAGCCTGCTTGAAAGTATGAAAGACGGTACAAGCCGCGTTGAAAGGGGCGGATTTAATATCCCGTATTCAAAGGAGTACGATATGGCGGGAATAGAAAAGGGGAAAGCGTTAATTGAAAGGCTCGTTTCAAAAACGGGCGGGCGTATGCTTTCAGACCCTACGGATGTGTTTGAGGCAAAACATGAATCGGTTTTTAAAACTATGGATCTTTTTATGCCGTTTGTAGCTTTGGCGCTTATACTTCTGCTTTTTGAAATTGCTTTCAGGCGTTTTTCGGTTTTGAGCGAAAGGATAGAAAAGGCTTTTCTGAGTATTGCAAAGCATAACAAAAAACATAAGGATATGCAAATAAGCGAGCCCGTTAATCAAGAGCGCATTAAAAAGGAAGATAAAAGAACGCCTGAACCTCAAATGGAAGAAAAAGAGTCGACTTTGGATATGCTCATAAAAAGCAAAAAGAAAAGAAATTAA
- a CDS encoding BatA domain-containing protein yields the protein MNFINPLGFIALLSVPAIILMYILKQKFKKREVSSMVLWNKAITQSEGHKWRQKLKKNTLMFLQIAAAVLASLALANPFISAGGERLNYIFVVDTSFSMAVEDENGSRLEKAKDDILNIISDSPDGTFFSVVNLDGSPETVLSSTNKKQAAQKAVMQLAQTYGGRDTEALIPILKQLQSENPANVIIFTDKAPEEQIENASINIYGKSGVNYAVKHVSENNGNVLVKAAVYGKAGGTAPVALFGDGVIIDTKDVEFTGANESADIVFSLNGETYKEITAKILSDDILSEDNSFTYIPQVSGVKKALLVTEGNIFIEKAVSVIDGIELYKKQGTEGEIKGYDIYIFDGVLPEAMPKDGHIMIINPPEKSGIAEFEGEIDLSGITVRDGIAGGNAESLSFSANGVKKLATPLWAEEIFVSDGITAAYAGENGGIKTVVFGFDLHNSDLPLKKEFPIIIYNIMSYFSAGGIGTSGYIFAGENAVLNMAPKTVSAQVISPSGVAENVTPPNFQYSLTEEIGVYTIREDYGGGKTAESYFAVNPATEGESDTFNMEESLQGGAAENARINTGMSLKNIMILIMLIVLAAEWRVNWRGN from the coding sequence TTGAATTTCATAAACCCATTGGGATTTATTGCCCTTTTATCCGTTCCGGCCATAATACTTATGTATATACTCAAACAAAAGTTCAAAAAGCGGGAAGTTTCAAGCATGGTTCTTTGGAATAAAGCCATAACGCAGAGCGAAGGCCATAAATGGCGGCAGAAGCTTAAAAAAAATACACTTATGTTTTTGCAGATTGCGGCGGCTGTTTTGGCGTCGCTTGCGCTTGCAAATCCGTTTATATCGGCAGGCGGGGAACGGCTCAATTACATATTCGTGGTTGATACCTCGTTCAGTATGGCGGTCGAAGACGAGAACGGCTCAAGGCTTGAAAAGGCCAAAGACGATATATTGAATATTATTTCCGATTCGCCGGACGGCACATTTTTCTCGGTTGTAAATCTTGACGGATCTCCCGAGACAGTTTTAAGCAGTACAAATAAAAAGCAGGCGGCGCAAAAAGCCGTCATGCAGCTTGCGCAGACTTACGGCGGGCGGGATACGGAAGCTTTAATCCCGATTTTAAAGCAACTGCAAAGCGAAAATCCGGCAAATGTAATTATATTTACGGATAAAGCTCCTGAGGAACAGATTGAAAATGCGTCTATAAATATATATGGAAAAAGCGGCGTCAACTATGCCGTTAAGCATGTGAGCGAAAATAACGGAAATGTACTTGTTAAAGCCGCTGTGTATGGCAAGGCAGGCGGCACGGCGCCCGTAGCCCTTTTCGGAGACGGAGTAATTATCGATACAAAAGACGTTGAATTTACGGGCGCAAACGAAAGCGCCGATATTGTGTTCAGCCTTAACGGAGAAACATACAAAGAAATAACGGCAAAAATACTTTCGGACGACATTCTTTCGGAGGACAACAGTTTTACATATATACCGCAGGTTTCAGGCGTTAAAAAAGCCCTTCTTGTCACAGAGGGGAATATATTTATAGAAAAGGCCGTTTCGGTTATAGACGGGATAGAGCTTTATAAAAAACAGGGAACCGAAGGCGAAATCAAAGGATATGACATTTATATATTTGACGGCGTTTTGCCTGAGGCCATGCCGAAGGACGGCCATATAATGATTATAAATCCTCCTGAGAAAAGCGGAATCGCGGAGTTTGAAGGTGAAATCGATTTAAGCGGGATAACCGTGCGGGACGGAATTGCAGGCGGCAATGCGGAAAGCCTTTCTTTTTCGGCAAACGGCGTTAAAAAACTTGCAACGCCGTTGTGGGCAGAGGAAATTTTTGTTTCCGACGGCATTACGGCGGCATATGCAGGTGAAAACGGCGGTATAAAGACAGTTGTTTTCGGTTTTGACCTGCATAACTCGGATTTGCCGCTGAAAAAGGAATTTCCGATAATAATATATAATATAATGAGCTATTTTTCAGCAGGAGGCATCGGAACTTCAGGCTATATATTTGCAGGGGAAAACGCCGTTTTGAATATGGCGCCGAAAACCGTAAGCGCACAGGTAATATCGCCTTCAGGCGTTGCGGAAAATGTTACTCCCCCAAATTTTCAATACTCGCTGACGGAAGAAATCGGCGTATATACTATCCGTGAAGATTACGGCGGCGGTAAAACGGCAGAGTCATATTTTGCCGTAAATCCGGCAACGGAAGGAGAAAGCGATACGTTTAACATGGAAGAAAGCTTACAGGGCGGGGCCGCGGAAAATGCAAGGATTAATACGGGCATGAGCCTTAAAAATATAATGATACTGATAATGCTTATTGTGTTGGCAGCAGAATGGCGGGTGAATTGGCGTGGGAATTAG
- a CDS encoding ABC transporter permease: MMLNPILRREARTSLRSWKIFLVICLYVGFIAGVSYLFLKVSMWSSVYSGFDPKSVIALYALLSGFQFGAILIITPALTSGSISGERERQTLDLLIVTKMKPFSIVFGKLVSGIGIILLLIIATMPVYAVMFYFGGVKITDILVMTGFVLATSCFVGSMSIMFSSVYKKTIVSMIVVYIITGFLCFGTWILLLVYHGVYIQGYLELYDYFSIKAFYGTMFLNPAAGFFSLVDSQLGTGIFSQLIYNYGSGTAAIVPIWIVNIIAELVFSVIFLKIAAARINPLNKRK, encoded by the coding sequence ATGATGCTAAATCCGATATTAAGGCGTGAAGCCCGGACTTCTTTAAGAAGTTGGAAAATATTTTTGGTAATATGTTTATACGTTGGATTTATAGCCGGCGTTTCATACCTGTTTTTGAAGGTATCTATGTGGTCGTCTGTATACAGCGGTTTTGACCCTAAATCAGTGATCGCGCTTTATGCTCTGCTATCGGGCTTTCAGTTTGGAGCGATCCTTATAATTACCCCCGCCCTTACATCAGGGAGCATAAGCGGGGAAAGAGAACGCCAGACGCTGGATCTGCTTATTGTAACAAAAATGAAGCCGTTTTCCATAGTGTTCGGAAAGCTTGTAAGCGGGATAGGAATTATACTGCTTCTAATAATTGCTACTATGCCCGTATATGCGGTTATGTTTTATTTCGGCGGCGTTAAGATTACGGATATATTGGTAATGACGGGATTTGTGCTTGCAACAAGCTGTTTTGTCGGATCGATGTCGATTATGTTTTCGTCTGTGTACAAAAAAACGATAGTTTCAATGATTGTAGTTTATATCATAACAGGTTTTCTTTGTTTCGGAACATGGATTCTTTTACTTGTATATCATGGCGTATATATCCAAGGGTATCTTGAACTTTATGATTATTTTAGTATAAAAGCGTTTTACGGCACGATGTTCTTAAACCCGGCGGCAGGATTTTTCTCTCTTGTTGACAGTCAGCTGGGCACGGGAATATTTTCCCAGCTTATATATAACTACGGATCTGGAACGGCTGCCATTGTGCCGATATGGATTGTAAATATTATTGCCGAACTTGTATTTTCGGTTATATTCCTAAAAATAGCGGCCGCTAGGATTAATCCGCTTAATAAGAGAAAGTAA
- a CDS encoding ABC transporter ATP-binding protein, whose product MLEINGLVKSYGKFTAVNNLSFKIEKGAVFGFVGPNGAGKTTTMKIMAGLLGATSGSILIDGLDVVKDKKLLKEKMGYMPDFFGVYDNLKVSEYMDFYAGTYYIPYSKRPALIDGLLELVDLTEKKDFYVDSLSRGMKQRLCLARSLIHDPEILLLDEPASGLDPRARVELKEILKNLGSMGKTIIISSHILPELAEMCTEIGIIDKGVMKAQGTVQQIMRMLSKKRRIEIKPFENMAGLVGILKELPDICAITENNDTVEIDFEGDDARLAAILKELVTGGIPILSFREREGNLEEIFMEITGGGQNDAKSDIKA is encoded by the coding sequence ATGCTGGAAATTAACGGCCTTGTGAAGTCTTACGGCAAGTTTACGGCTGTAAACAACTTGTCTTTTAAAATAGAAAAAGGCGCTGTTTTCGGTTTTGTAGGCCCTAACGGGGCCGGAAAAACCACTACCATGAAGATAATGGCAGGGCTTTTGGGCGCTACAAGCGGAAGCATTTTAATAGACGGGCTTGACGTTGTAAAAGACAAAAAGCTCTTAAAAGAAAAAATGGGATATATGCCGGACTTTTTCGGCGTATACGATAATCTTAAAGTGAGCGAATACATGGACTTTTACGCCGGAACATACTATATACCGTACAGCAAAAGGCCCGCTCTTATAGACGGATTGCTTGAACTGGTGGACCTTACAGAAAAAAAAGATTTCTATGTCGATTCCCTTTCAAGGGGAATGAAGCAGAGGCTCTGCCTTGCAAGGAGCCTTATACATGATCCCGAAATACTGCTGCTTGACGAGCCGGCAAGCGGACTTGATCCAAGGGCGAGGGTTGAACTTAAAGAAATACTGAAAAATCTCGGCTCCATGGGCAAAACAATTATAATAAGTTCCCATATATTGCCGGAGCTTGCCGAAATGTGTACGGAAATAGGGATAATAGACAAAGGCGTTATGAAAGCTCAGGGCACAGTACAGCAAATAATGCGTATGTTAAGCAAAAAACGCCGCATTGAAATTAAACCGTTTGAAAATATGGCGGGGCTTGTGGGAATTTTAAAGGAACTTCCTGATATTTGCGCCATAACGGAAAACAACGATACCGTAGAGATCGATTTTGAAGGAGACGACGCAAGGCTTGCCGCTATACTTAAAGAGCTTGTAACAGGCGGCATACCGATACTTTCATTTAGGGAAAGAGAAGGCAACCTTGAAGAAATATTTATGGAGATAACGGGAGGCGGACAAAATGATGCTAAATCCGATATTAAGGCGTGA
- a CDS encoding glycosyltransferase family 4 protein — MNIGLFTDTYFPQINGVATSTFTLAKNLRAMGHNVYIFTPQDPKNKDQNEKDVIRMPSMPCIFVHQYRFGLLYSPKELAKITKLKLDIIHTQTEFSLGMFGKTLSKVLGIPMVHTYHTMYEDYVHYIVNGALITPNMAHSFSRLFCNFASNIVAPTEKVKDSLIEYGVTKPIHVIPTGINISKFRKGNYPHEETVTLRNSMGLGENDKIILVLGRIAKEKSIDTVIKAMPYVFEKEKKAKLLIVGDGPYRKNLEHLAKELKIEDKVIFAGAKPWDEIGRYYQLGNVFVSASISETQGLTFVEAMAAGLPVVAKKDDCLKGVIEDGKTGIVFSDDSELPHKILEILENTELRDILLSHGSNFSESLSEETFAKNIEALYKKTLLENPVSHAHFQSTKRAVNSIFRMAEYEYIKIKSVNRKITKIALNPAKAVKEYIEKNENGGNQ; from the coding sequence TTGAATATTGGTTTATTTACAGACACATATTTCCCACAAATAAACGGCGTTGCTACTTCAACATTCACGCTTGCCAAAAACCTCAGGGCCATGGGCCATAACGTATATATATTTACCCCTCAAGATCCAAAAAATAAGGATCAGAACGAAAAAGACGTTATACGCATGCCCAGCATGCCGTGCATATTCGTACATCAATACCGTTTCGGGCTTCTGTATTCTCCGAAGGAGCTTGCTAAAATAACTAAACTCAAACTTGACATAATACACACACAGACTGAATTCTCACTCGGCATGTTTGGCAAAACCCTTTCAAAAGTTTTGGGCATACCGATGGTACACACATACCACACTATGTATGAAGACTATGTCCACTACATTGTCAACGGCGCGCTTATAACGCCGAATATGGCCCATTCGTTCAGCAGGCTTTTCTGCAACTTTGCTTCAAATATTGTCGCACCGACAGAAAAAGTTAAGGATTCATTAATTGAGTACGGTGTTACAAAGCCTATCCACGTTATACCTACAGGCATAAACATAAGCAAATTCAGAAAAGGCAATTATCCTCACGAAGAAACCGTAACGCTCCGCAATTCAATGGGGCTTGGCGAAAACGATAAAATAATACTTGTTCTCGGAAGAATCGCAAAAGAAAAAAGCATTGACACAGTTATTAAGGCTATGCCGTACGTTTTTGAAAAAGAAAAAAAAGCCAAACTCCTTATAGTCGGCGACGGCCCATACAGAAAAAATCTCGAACACCTCGCAAAAGAGCTTAAAATCGAAGACAAAGTTATATTTGCCGGAGCAAAGCCTTGGGATGAAATAGGCAGGTATTATCAACTCGGCAACGTTTTTGTAAGCGCATCCATATCCGAAACGCAGGGCCTAACATTTGTTGAAGCAATGGCGGCGGGGCTTCCGGTGGTGGCAAAAAAAGACGACTGTTTGAAAGGCGTTATCGAAGACGGCAAAACGGGAATTGTATTCAGCGATGACAGCGAACTGCCGCACAAGATATTGGAAATACTTGAAAATACGGAATTAAGGGATATTCTTTTATCTCATGGCAGCAATTTTTCCGAATCCCTTTCGGAAGAAACTTTTGCCAAAAATATAGAAGCGCTTTATAAAAAAACGCTTCTGGAAAATCCTGTTTCGCACGCCCATTTCCAATCTACAAAACGAGCCGTAAACTCTATATTCCGTATGGCGGAATATGAATATATTAAAATAAAAAGCGTTAACCGCAAAATAACGAAAATAGCTTTAAACCCGGCAAAAGCCGTTAAAGAATATATTGAAAAGAACGAAAACGGAGGTAATCAATAA
- a CDS encoding pyridoxal phosphate-dependent aminotransferase has protein sequence MISDKMQTFVSGSSAVRAMFEEGKKMAAEYGAENVYDFSLGNPSVEAPKSVKNAVIKVLEETSPNILHGYPNNLGFEDVRLALALQCNKLHGTDYNENNIVMTTGAAAALNIILKSIINPGDEVVVFAPYFGEYRAYAGNYDGKIVEISPNKETFQPNLEEFEKKLTEKTKAVIINTPNNPTGVIYSAETLTKIGGILKAKEEEIGHPIYIISDEPYRELFYGDFNIPFVPDFYDHTFIAYSYSKSLSLPGERIGYVTIHDKIDGFEDMVSALSCANRISGFVNAPTLWQKVIPHCLNESVDVSVYKKNLDAVIDILTELGYEFVRPDGAFYVFPKALIDDDVAFCQAAKEFRLLIVPGSSFGCPGYFRMAYCVPYETIINSKESFKALKEKFSR, from the coding sequence ATGATATCAGATAAAATGCAGACCTTTGTATCAGGAAGTTCGGCAGTAAGGGCCATGTTTGAAGAAGGCAAAAAAATGGCCGCTGAATACGGCGCTGAAAACGTATATGATTTCAGCCTTGGCAATCCGAGCGTCGAAGCCCCGAAATCCGTAAAAAACGCCGTTATAAAAGTTCTAGAAGAAACAAGCCCGAATATCCTTCACGGCTATCCCAACAACCTTGGCTTTGAAGACGTGCGCCTTGCGCTTGCCCTTCAATGCAATAAACTCCACGGCACTGATTATAATGAAAACAATATTGTCATGACTACCGGAGCGGCCGCCGCTTTGAATATAATATTAAAAAGCATTATAAACCCGGGAGACGAAGTGGTTGTATTCGCCCCATATTTCGGCGAATACAGGGCTTACGCCGGCAACTATGACGGAAAAATTGTAGAAATATCGCCAAACAAAGAAACTTTCCAGCCAAATCTTGAAGAATTTGAGAAAAAGCTTACGGAAAAGACAAAAGCCGTTATAATCAACACCCCTAATAACCCTACGGGCGTTATCTACTCGGCGGAAACTTTAACGAAGATCGGCGGTATTCTGAAAGCAAAAGAAGAAGAAATTGGCCATCCAATTTATATCATAAGCGACGAGCCTTACAGGGAACTTTTCTACGGAGATTTTAATATACCTTTCGTGCCCGATTTCTACGACCATACGTTTATTGCATATTCATACAGCAAAAGCCTGTCCCTTCCGGGCGAAAGGATTGGTTATGTAACAATCCATGATAAAATTGACGGCTTTGAAGATATGGTTTCCGCACTCAGCTGTGCAAACCGTATCTCCGGCTTTGTAAATGCGCCTACACTTTGGCAGAAAGTCATACCTCACTGCCTTAACGAAAGTGTAGACGTATCAGTATACAAGAAAAATCTTGACGCTGTTATTGATATATTAACGGAATTGGGGTATGAATTTGTGCGTCCAGACGGAGCTTTTTATGTGTTCCCCAAAGCCCTTATAGACGACGACGTCGCCTTTTGCCAAGCCGCAAAAGAATTCCGCCTTCTTATAGTTCCCGGTTCATCATTCGGATGCCCCGGCTATTTCAGGATGGCGTACTGCGTACCTTATGAAACAATTATCAATTCCAAAGAAAGCTTCAAAGCTTTAAAAGAAAAATTTTCGAGGTAA